The DNA window TCCCGTGTCCATTTCTGGAGTAATTTCACTGTAGTTGTAGCCAATATAATAGGAACACATGTCATCACTCCTTCATAAAGGCCACCTTTGTTACTATTTTTAGGTATTTCAGTAAGCCTGTAATCCAAAAAGAAATGATTAAAACTATATGCAATAAGATTCAGCCCAATAACCCCGAGTAATATCAACAGAATTAAATACGAAATATAATACGTTTTAAAGAAAAATAATGGCACCAGAATATAAATATTAATATACACCATACTTACTAAGCAAACGTATACATAACATAAAATATAATATTGGTAATCTTCAGCAAACCAACGCCAGAAACTTGCACTATATAACAATGCAAAAAAGATTATCAAAAACACTAAATGTCTTAAAAACCGATATCGCTCTTCTACAAGAAAATCGATAACTAAAATATTTTTCAACTCCCGTGAACTGTATTTCATATCATTACAACGAGCAACAAAATTAGTATTATTAAAAACAAAAAGCCGAAAATTATACCAAATCCGAAGTTTATTATACCAATTTTCCAATCAGGATTTGGTATAATATCTAAAGGATTTGGTATAAAAAAATTCTAATCCCTCCCTATTCTATTTTTCTTTGCCCTGTTTAATTTACCATTTATGGATATTACCGTTTTCCAAGAACTAACAGAACAAATAACATTGGAATGTTTTTTTATGACCGATTCTCAACAAGAAGAAAAAGTAATTCAGCTAATTGACCTTCATCATTTTATTGAATGTTATGATCCTGGAATAAAAATCCACAAAGCTATTCACAATCCTATCAATATTATTGAAGAGAATGGCATTAGGAAGGGAATTTTATTTTACGACCATAAACATTCCAGTCTAATTGACATATCTGATTGTGAAGCATTTAAGAGACTACATCAATTACAGGAAATGTGGTTTGTATTCGTAGAAGAAGACATGCATAATCATTCTAATCGTCATATTGACTTTATCATAGAAAATAGTCTTGAAACATTTTATGACAGAATATTTCTGTTCAATTTCTTCCAATCAATAATTAACAAATTAAAATAATTTATGAGAAACTTCCGAAAAATCCTCTTGCCATTCGCTATCCTCCCTTTTAAGAGTATTATTTCTGCCCAAAAAAAAGATAGCATCCCGCAAAAAGTCATTGCTTTTGTAACTGATAAATTCCCGCAAACGAGGGATTTCAATCTTGAGTATACTCAACTCACTCCTTATAAATATTCTTCTTCCTTATATGGAGCCAATCAACCGGATAATAAAATCAAAAACTTTCAACAACTGAAAGCTAATGCAAATATTTATTTTTTTAAACATGAAAAATGGATTTTGAATGCAGCATTAAATTATCGTTATACCTCTATTAATGCTGAGAACAACGTCTTCTTTTTACCTGAAGAAAACAATAAAGGAGATTTCCATTATCATTCTGAAGCTTTGAGTATTACCCATATTTCTAAATTATTCAATAAAATGGCCATCTATTCTGCAACAGCCTCAGTGGATGGAAGTGAACAACACTTTGAAAGAGTTCGTGGAATGCTGACGGGTTCTTTAATATTAAAAGCTAATGCTAAAACTAAAATGACATTGGGAGTTGCTTTATTTCTGGATCCAAGCACACAGGTTCCGGCACTTCCTATTTTCACTTATGAACATAGGTTTAACAACGGTTGGGTCGCAGATGTTGTTCTTCCTAAAAAGATATTGATAAGGAAAGATATGTTTTCAAATGGTAGAATTTCTTTTGGAACTGAAATGGATAATACATCTCTTTATATTTACCGATCAGATAAGAGATACGAATTCAGGCAACTTGAAATTAACTCTGGAGCAATTTATGAACATAATCTCGGTTCAAACCTTATCGCCACGCTAAAAACCGGGGTTAGAGTAATGCCAAGGGCTAGGCTATTTGATAAAGAAGAATCTTTCAAAGATTATACGTTAGAAACCACGGCAAAGCCTTCTTTATATTTCAATCTGGGTATTTCTTATAATCCTTTTGCAAGACCGAAGGCGAAATAATTAAAATTTTCCGGTTTCATATTTAACCTCAAGGTTAAATCACTATCAAACCTCCAACACAGCATTTAGTTTTCACATTAATTCGCCACTAAAATTATAGTGGCCGGTTCTACTATTGTGTATTATCTAAACCTGTTAATTAATTAAAATATGTCCATTCCAAAACAAATATTCCAGACTTTTAAGTCTAAAAAACTTCCCTGGCTAACCCAATGGTATATCTGGAGGATGAAAAGAAAAAACCCAGAATATCAATACCACTTTTACGATGATGCTGATATCGAAAATTTCATAACAAATGAATTTCCACCTGAGTACATCGAAAATTACAACAAGCTAACTATTGGTGCTGCAAAAGCCGATTTTTTCAGATATGCTATCTTATATAAGAAAGGCGGAATCTATTTAGATGTAGACAGTGCGGTTACAAGACCGTTCAAAAATCTGATAAATGATGATGATGAAGCTGTAATCAGCAAGGAAAGGCATGAAGGATTATATGTGCAATGGGCACTTATTTTCAATAAAAATCATCCTTTTTTGAAAAAGACATTAGATCTGATGCTTGATAATATAAAGACGCATCGGTATCCTAATAATATCCATGCTACTACGGGTCCATCAGTATTTAGTAATGCAATCAATCAAAGTTTAGAAGAGAACTCAAATATACCATACAGTTTATTTAAAGGGGTTGAATTTCGTGGGTATCTACAATTCAAATATAAATTAGGGAAGTTCTTTTTATACGAAAAAAGGGCTGAACATTGGAAACAGAAACAAATATCCCAGGATATTATTACACAAAATCGAATAACACTATAGAGTTCTTTATATAAAGTATCCTTATAATCATAAAATATTCATCTTAGAATATATCAAATTAAGATCAGATTAATGTTTAAATTTGTTTTCGGGTATTCACTTTTAAACAACATCTCTGCTCATGATTAATATCAACGATTTCATTGATAATTTTTTTGATTTCAATTCTAATATTTACACTCTTCCCTGGGAAATCATCAGTAACCTTGATGATCTTCTGAAAGAGAAGTTTGATAATTTAAATGATGAGTATGAAATTTCCGGTGATGTTGCCGTTCATAAAACGGCAACCGTAGAGCAGAATGTTATTTTCAAAGGTAGAATCATTATTGGCGCAAATTCTTTTATTGGTGCCAACGCTTATTTAAGAGGCCCTATTTATATAGGAAAAGATGTTAAAATTGGTCCCGGAAGTGAGATCAAGCAAAGTATAATTTTTAATGAGACTGCTGTGGCTCATTTTAATTATATAGGAAATAGCATTATCGGAAACAGAATCAATTTTGAGGCAGGATCTATTTGTGCTAATCATTACAATGAGAGAAAAGACAAAGAGATATCTGTTCTATTGAATAATGAAATTATAAAAACAAATACAGAGAAATTTGGATCTTTAGTTGGTGATGATTCCAGGATAGGTGCTAATGCTGTTCTGTCTCCCGGAACTTTATTACCAAAAGAAAGTATCGTTAAAAGATTGGAACTTATTGAACAGATTAAATAGATAGATATACGTTACCATATAAAAATTTAAACCCAAAAAGTTGTAAAAGCTTTTCTTATCAATTTAAAAAAAATCTGACAAAAGTTCGCAAAGGATGAAAATCTATGATTTTCATAACTTACTTATTTTTAACGTTAAGATATTTCAGGGTCTCCCATTAATGGGTTCCCATTTTTGAAAAAAGGTTGATAATGATCACGCCAATCACAATTAATGCAATACCTATGATCGCAGGTAGATCTGGAACCTGTTTAAAAGCTACTACTCCTATAATTGTTATACATATAATGCCGACACCTGACCATATCGCATAAGTAACTCCAATAGGAATATGACGAAGTGTAAGGCTTAGGAAATAAAAAGCAGCAGAATATCCGGCAATGGTTACAAGAGATGGTATAAGCTTTGAAAACTCTTCAGATTTCTTCAGAAATGTTGTAGCAATGATTTCAAAAACAATTGCCAAAATAAGATAGATATAACTGCGGCCCATAGAAAAAATCTTTATTTACAAAAGTAGTAAAAGTGACTGTCATTTTTTTGCTCAAATTCTGTCTATTATTAAATATCCGTAATGAATTATTTATAAGCGCTTTAAAAATAAATTTTTCTTAATATTTAATCTCCCATTTTTCACTTTTAAGTGTTTTATATGATAATGCATTTTATAATAATATGCATAGCATTTCATTTATCAATCTGTAAATACAGAACGGAAATCTTTTATCAAATTAATAATTTTTACGAATAAGATAATAATAATACACATATTTTTTCAATAATACATTAAATTAATGTAAACAATTAATCACGAAAAGCACACACATAAAACACCTAAATACCTGATAAACATCACACTTATTCTATTTGGCATGTCGTTTGAGAGTTGTAATATTGCAATTAGAAAATTAGTAAAGAAAGTATAATTAAAATTTAAAAAAAACAAAAATGGTAACTTACGCTTTTATCGCAACATGTATAGTAGTATTCGCTTCTTATTTTACAACAGTTAGAAGAGAAAGAAATTAATTAAAAACGCTTAGCTGCATTCAGCTTCGACTATTTATATTAGTTTGTATTGTTTATGTTTGCAATCTGAAAAATCAGATCGCCGCTCTTTTACTCCACTGGAGTAAAAGGGCCCAAAACATAAATTAAATGATCCACCAACTTACTCATATTCAAAAATCAGTTTTTACAAAGCTGAATCAGACAATTTCCAATTTACATCCCGATTTAGAATGCGAAGAATACTCGGGGTATAACTTCCGGCTGAATCAATACCATATCAAATTCAGAAAAGCTAAAATAACTCCGAAGAAAATCGGACAATTTGTTACGTTATGGAAAAGAAATCCAGACACACAACAAACAGAACCTTTTACCATTTCTGACCAATCCGATTTTTATATCATTTACGCTGAACTTGACAACAAGTCCGGTTTTTTCTTTTTCCCGAACACTATACTTTCTCAACAATCTATTTTAACCACGCCTTCAAAAGAAGGAAAACGAGGATTCAGAGTTTATCCTGACTGGGATATTCCACAAAATAAACAGGCTGAAAAAACAAAGAAGTGGCAAGAAAGTTTCTTTATAGATTTTTCAAAAAGTACATATCTGGAAAAATTTGAAGAGATTTTAAACCTAAACCTATAGCAAGCACCTCAAAATACTCTAAATTTTTATCTTTGTATATTCTAACATGTTCTATAAGAAACATCTTAAAATCATTTAAAAAGCATGAACCTGTACAATCTTATCATCCAAGACAAAGAAGAAGTTACCCTTAATGATGTATTTCTGGAAGAAACCAATAAAGAACAACTTGTACAACTGATCAAAGAACATACATATCTCAAGGAGCTTCAGGAATATGGGCTTCCTGTTAACAATAAAATTTTTCTGCAGGGAAGTTCAGGATGTGGAAAAACAATGACTGCAAAAGCTATTGCCAATGCTCTCGGTAAAAGCATCATTATCTTAAACCTCAGCAATATTGTTTCATCCCGTATCGGAGAAACTTCTCAGAATATCAAAATGATCTTTGATAAAGCAAGCCGGGAAAGATCCGTTCTCTTTCTGGATGAATTGGATCAGATAGGTAAGGCAAGAGGTAGTGATGATAAAGATGTTGGCGAAATGAGGAGGCTCGTTAATACTTTGATCCAGCTTATCGATTATTATCCCGAGAATGCTCTATTGCTTTGCGCCACCAATCATCCGGAAATTATTGACACTGCTCTATTAAGACGTTTTCAATTAAAAATTAATTATAAAATGCCTCCAAAAGAATTCCTGGATCATTTTTATGACAATCTGCTATCTAAATTTCCAGAGGATTTAAAGCATATTGATCGACAATACAATATTTCTTTTGCTGAGGCTAAAGATCATACGTTTACTGTTGTTAAAGGGAATTTAATTAAAAAACTGGAAACTGAAACTCAATCCGCAAAAATATAAGATAACCTTCAATGGTTTACACAGCTTTTTTAAATGACCAAGATGACAAAATAAAAAGTAATACCTCTCAAAAATTTGAGAGGTATTACTTTTTTAATTTCAAAAAATACCTGTACAGCTATAGTTTAAAACGATGTGCTATTCGAGGCATATAACTCTAAAATAATTCACTCGTATTCGGCATATTTATTGCTGATAATTCACTAATAACCAAACATATGTAAATATGATAAAAAAACTACTCCCTATTTGCCTATTTATGGCAACACTATTCTTGTATTCTTGCGAAAAAAGCAATAGTAATTTACAAGTTAATGAAAGTCAATCTGCAATTAAAACTACATCTATCATTACGTTTGTTGTAGTGGCAGTAATACTTCTCATAGCATATACGTCAAAATACATGTCGAAAAGAAGACCGTAGAATAAAACGTAAGATTATTAAAAATAATAACCCACTCAGATTTTGAGTGGGTTATTTATGTTTATCTAGAAATAGTCTATTACATATAAGCTTCAATAGGCTCACAAGTACATACTAAGTTTCTATCTCCGTAAGCTTCGTCTACTCTGGAAACAGAAGCAAAGAATTTGTGATCTCTTACCCAATCCAATGGATAAGCTGCTTTTTCTCTGCTGTATGGTTTATCCCAGGAATCTGAGATGACCAACTGCTCTGTGTGTGGGGCATTTTTCAGTACATTATTTGCCTGATCTACTTCGCCGTTAGCAATCTCATCAATTTCTTTTTTGATCGCAATTAACGCTTCCGCAAAACGATCGATCTCTGATTTGCTTTCAGACTCTGTAGGCTCAATCATCAATGTTCCTGCAACAGGGAAAGAAACAGTAGGGGCATGGAAACCGTAGTCCATTAATCTCTTCGCCACATCAGCCACTTCAATTCCTAATGATTTGAACTGACGGAAATCTACGATACATTCGTGAGCTACTTTTCCGTTTTCGTTTGAATATAAAATCGGGAAGTGTTCCGCTAAAATTTCTTTTAAATAGTTAGCATTTAAGATCGCATGCTCTGTCGCTTTTTTCAACCCTGATGTTCCAAGCATTTTAATGTATGCATAAGAAATATTCAAGATCAGTCCTGAACCGTAAGGAGCTGCAGAAATTCCATCAATAGCTTCTTTAGATCCTATTTTAATGTTAGCATTAGTAGGCAAGAAAGGCACTAAATGTTTAGCAACACATATTGGTCCAACTCCAGGTCCTCCACCTCCGTGAGGAATTGCAAAAGTTTTATGAAGATTTAAGTGACAAACGTCAGCTCCAATGTTTCCAGGACTTGTGTATCCTACCTGAGCATTCATGTTGGCACCATCCATATATACCTGTCCACCATGTTCGTGGATCAGTTTGGTAATTTCTTTAATATTAGCATCAAAGAATCCGTAAGTAGAAGGATAGGTAATCATCACTGCGGATAAATTCGCTGAATTAGCTTCAGTTTTAGCCTTTAGATCTTCGAAATCAATCTCCCCGCTTTCAAGGTTTTTAACAACAACGATCTTCATTCCAGCCATTGCTGCAGAAGCAGGATTTGTTCCATGTGCAGATTGAGGAATCAGCACTACATTTCTATGACCTTCACCTCTTGAAATATGATATTCTCTGATTACCATTAAACCTGCATATTCCCCTTGAGCACCAGAGTTTGGCTGAAGAGAAGTTCCGGCAAAACCAGTAATCTCAGCTAAATCTTTTTCCAGCTCACGGATCATTTCCTGATATCCCCCAGCTTGGTCAACCGGTACAAATGGGTGAACACTTCCCCAATTATCCCAAGAAAGTGGCAACATTTGAGTGGCAGCATTCAGTTTCATTGTACAAGAACCCAAAGAGATCATTGAATGTGTTAATGATAAATCTTTTCTTTCCAGACGTTTGATGTAACGCATCAATTCTGTTTCCGTATGGTATTTATTGAATACTTCTTCCGTAAGAATTTCATCTTTTCTTAAATTCTCTTCAGGAATACTGTAGCCTTCTTTTATTTCTAATTTAAAAGTCTGCTTATCTTTAAACTGAGCGAAAGAAGCCATTAGTATATTCAACTTTTCTAATGTTGTACTTTCATTGATCGCGATACTTACAACCCCTTCTGTAAAATAGTTCAGATTAAGTTTATGATCAAGCATCATTCTTGATAACCTTCCTTTTTCATCTTCGCTCATCGCAATCTTTACAGTATCAAAGATCGGTTCTTCAACAGTCTGATATCCTAAAGCTTTAAGACCACCTTTCAAAGCATTTGCTTTAAAGTGAATCTGATCGGCAATATAATTCAATCCTTTTGGACCATGATAAACGGCATACATTCCAGCCATTACTGCTAAAAGTACCTGAGCTGTACAAATATTTGAAGTTGCTCTTTCTCTCTTAATATGCTGCTCTCTTGTTTGTAAAGCCATTCTTAATGCACGTCTTCCGTACATATCCTGAGAAACTCCAATGATTCTTCCTGGAATATCTCTCTTATAATCCTCTTTACAAGAGAAGAAAGCTGCATGAGGTCCTCCATAACCCAACGGAATACCAAATCTCTGTGAAGTTCCAACCGCACAATCTGCTCCCATTGAAGCAGGAGATTTTAATTTTACTAAAGCCATAGGATCACAAGCTAAAGCAACCTGAAGATCGAATTTTTTATATTCTACGATATCTTCAGTATAGTCAAGAACAATTCCATTCTTTCCAGGGTATTGTAATAAAACTCCATAGTAAGATTCATCAAACTGATGGGTTTTATGATCTCCTTCTACGATTTCTATTTCTAAACCTTCCGCCTTTGTCTTTAGTACCGAAACAGTCTGAGGTAAAACAAGATCAGATACGAAAAATTTATTTGCATTTACTTTTTTCTGATCTTTCGTTCTGTTATTGAAGAACATATGCATTGCTTCTGCTGCTGCCGTAGATTCATCCAATAACGAAGCGTTGGCTAATGCAAATCCTGTAAGATCACATACTACAGTCTGATAGTTCAATAATGCTTCCAATCTCCCTTGAGCAATCTCTGCCTGGTAAGGTGTATAAGCAGTGTACCAACTTGGATTTTCAAAAATATTTCTCTGAATCGCCGATGGTAAAAGCGTATTATGGTATCCAAAACCAATATAGCTTGTATAATCAGTATTTTTAGAAGCCAATTCTTTTGAATGAATGAGCATCTGATATTCTGAAAGCGGTTCTGAGATATCAAGGTCTTTTTCTAAACGGATAGAAGAAGGAATGGTTTGAGAAATTAACTCTTCGATACTTGAAACGCCGACTCTTTCTAACATCGCCTGTTTATCGGCTTCATTAATAGAAATGTGACGGCTCACAAACTGTTCTGTATTCATTTTTTTTATTAGATTTTGTTTGTAAAAAAGATGGGTAAAATTACATTTTTTTAGGGGATTTCACAACAGTCAAAAATAAGTGATGGATATTGATAATTACTATTGATTAATAAACGAGTGTTTAATAAAATCAATTCAGAAAATGATAATAGTTGAAAATTTTAATTTGTCATATTTATTTTAAAGCTTCAACACACTTTATGAAAAAGGTATAAATCCCATGATTAAACAATAAGAACAACATGCTGATTTTCAGGGTTGATATTTTTATGAAATTTTATTAATTATATTTATTCTAAATTAATATATTTGCAGCATGAATATGATTACCCCTTTTAAAGTACCGCCTCTAACTCCTGTTTATGCCTTCAATAATGAAGATATGTATTGCGAAAAAAAATCTTGCTGCAAGAAATTTAAGAAAGGAAAAAGATGTAAAAAATGTCCGGGAAGGAAAAAAATGGCTTAATCTAGTTGAAACTTTTTATTAAGAAATAAAGAGCAACTGCCAAAAGTATTATTGCCGCTAAAATTTGTATGATTTTTGGCTGCCCTTTTGGATTTGTTACTGTTCGTGGTTGGGCTTTAAATAAGTCTTCCGCTCCACTTCTGAACTTCTCCGTATTATTTTCAAATACTTCTGTAATTGTTATTCCCTGAACAACCGTTTTATGTAATAATGAATTCGTTGCATGAAGCAAAAGCTGAAATTTACCGTCTTTAAATTCTGTGATTTTAAAAACCCTCTCACCATAAGCTTTCTCTAATCCAAAAGGAAGCACTTTTACAACATCAGCATTGGCTGTCTGCCAGTTTATAATGATCTCTTCCCCTTTTTTCGCATGAATCTTATTCGATGTAAAAGTTTTGATAGCCGGTGGAATATTATATCTGAAACTTTTTTGATGATTTTCTAAATTCTGATCATAAGTTCCTCTCCTGGCTGAATCACTTAATGTTTCATAAGCTTCCTGAATTTCACGAAAACGATCTGCAAAAAAATCGTCGTTCTCATTTTTATCAGGGTGATACTTTAAAGACAATTTTCTATAGGCTTTTTTGATGTCTTCTTCTGAAGCATCCTGAGAAATACCGAGAAAATAATAGTAATCTTTCATGTAGAATGATACAAAAATAAGAATTTATTTCTCTAAATGCACTTAAAGAATATACGATTTTTGTCATTGCAAATTGAGTGATCATCTCTCATATATAACCGAAACCCCTCATAATTCTTTTTTAGGTCTCGCAGATTTCGCTTCTTTGACGGCTGATTGAGAATAAAATACGATCTATAGGATCTTCTTTTATGATTTTAATTTGCAAGAGAGAGAAGCATTTCAGTCTACCAGCTTCAAATATTCTCAGATCATCTACATAAAAAATTACGACGCGGGAAGCTATGCTTCCCGCGCCGTAATTAAACAATTTCAATTTAGTTATAGTGATTAAGCTTCTGCAGCCTCACTTCTTCTATGACATCTTGATTTGAATTCTTTTTTGAATTTACCTTTCAATTCTTCATATTGTTCTTCATTCATTTCTCTGATTTTATCTGCAAGACCAAAAGGTGATCTTTCTTTAATTCCATATTCATCAAAAATACCTCTGATAAATCTTTTTCTTTCTGCCATTTTTTTAACAGCTAATGCTACGCCTACAACGGCTAGTGCTCCTAGTGCACCTTTTAATACTGAATTTTTCATTTTTTCAAAATTTTAAATTTTACTACTTCTTGTTTTTTATATAGACGAATGAATTCTAATTTTACTTTACTACTTCTTTAAAAACTTCAAATTATTCGTTATTTCTGTTGTGTCTGTTGAAGAATCCGCTTTCGCATTTACTTCTCCACACCTCTTTGAACTTTTCTCTTTCTTCGGGAGATAAGTGTTGCATTCTTTCCCTCATCTTTCTTTCCTTAAAATCTCTCATTCCTTTTCCAAAGTGGAAACCTCCGAAAAGAATTTTGCTTAAGATCAATACTCCCATTGCCTGCCAATAGGTAATTGATTTTACGCCTAAAATTTCAGGAAGAAGGCAATTCCATAGCGACATGACAATCCATGTAACGGCTAATAAAATCAATGGTGGACATAGAATTAAAAAAATCCAACCTTTTTTGTGTTTATGATTCATAATATCTTCTTTCTATTTCTAACTGTTTAAATCTTCGTATAATGCTCTCAATCTGTTTCTCAGATGTTTCACCGCATAATTTTTCCTGCTGATAATGGTCTTTATATTTTCACC is part of the Chryseobacterium paludis genome and encodes:
- a CDS encoding DUF6268 family outer membrane beta-barrel protein translates to MRNFRKILLPFAILPFKSIISAQKKDSIPQKVIAFVTDKFPQTRDFNLEYTQLTPYKYSSSLYGANQPDNKIKNFQQLKANANIYFFKHEKWILNAALNYRYTSINAENNVFFLPEENNKGDFHYHSEALSITHISKLFNKMAIYSATASVDGSEQHFERVRGMLTGSLILKANAKTKMTLGVALFLDPSTQVPALPIFTYEHRFNNGWVADVVLPKKILIRKDMFSNGRISFGTEMDNTSLYIYRSDKRYEFRQLEINSGAIYEHNLGSNLIATLKTGVRVMPRARLFDKEESFKDYTLETTAKPSLYFNLGISYNPFARPKAK
- a CDS encoding glycosyltransferase family 32 protein, yielding MSIPKQIFQTFKSKKLPWLTQWYIWRMKRKNPEYQYHFYDDADIENFITNEFPPEYIENYNKLTIGAAKADFFRYAILYKKGGIYLDVDSAVTRPFKNLINDDDEAVISKERHEGLYVQWALIFNKNHPFLKKTLDLMLDNIKTHRYPNNIHATTGPSVFSNAINQSLEENSNIPYSLFKGVEFRGYLQFKYKLGKFFLYEKRAEHWKQKQISQDIITQNRITL
- a CDS encoding DapH/DapD/GlmU-related protein: MININDFIDNFFDFNSNIYTLPWEIISNLDDLLKEKFDNLNDEYEISGDVAVHKTATVEQNVIFKGRIIIGANSFIGANAYLRGPIYIGKDVKIGPGSEIKQSIIFNETAVAHFNYIGNSIIGNRINFEAGSICANHYNERKDKEISVLLNNEIIKTNTEKFGSLVGDDSRIGANAVLSPGTLLPKESIVKRLELIEQIK
- a CDS encoding DMT family transporter; the encoded protein is MGRSYIYLILAIVFEIIATTFLKKSEEFSKLIPSLVTIAGYSAAFYFLSLTLRHIPIGVTYAIWSGVGIICITIIGVVAFKQVPDLPAIIGIALIVIGVIIINLFSKMGTH
- a CDS encoding MepB family protein yields the protein MIHQLTHIQKSVFTKLNQTISNLHPDLECEEYSGYNFRLNQYHIKFRKAKITPKKIGQFVTLWKRNPDTQQTEPFTISDQSDFYIIYAELDNKSGFFFFPNTILSQQSILTTPSKEGKRGFRVYPDWDIPQNKQAEKTKKWQESFFIDFSKSTYLEKFEEILNLNL
- a CDS encoding AAA family ATPase, which produces MNLYNLIIQDKEEVTLNDVFLEETNKEQLVQLIKEHTYLKELQEYGLPVNNKIFLQGSSGCGKTMTAKAIANALGKSIIILNLSNIVSSRIGETSQNIKMIFDKASRERSVLFLDELDQIGKARGSDDKDVGEMRRLVNTLIQLIDYYPENALLLCATNHPEIIDTALLRRFQLKINYKMPPKEFLDHFYDNLLSKFPEDLKHIDRQYNISFAEAKDHTFTVVKGNLIKKLETETQSAKI
- the gcvP gene encoding aminomethyl-transferring glycine dehydrogenase, producing the protein MNTEQFVSRHISINEADKQAMLERVGVSSIEELISQTIPSSIRLEKDLDISEPLSEYQMLIHSKELASKNTDYTSYIGFGYHNTLLPSAIQRNIFENPSWYTAYTPYQAEIAQGRLEALLNYQTVVCDLTGFALANASLLDESTAAAEAMHMFFNNRTKDQKKVNANKFFVSDLVLPQTVSVLKTKAEGLEIEIVEGDHKTHQFDESYYGVLLQYPGKNGIVLDYTEDIVEYKKFDLQVALACDPMALVKLKSPASMGADCAVGTSQRFGIPLGYGGPHAAFFSCKEDYKRDIPGRIIGVSQDMYGRRALRMALQTREQHIKRERATSNICTAQVLLAVMAGMYAVYHGPKGLNYIADQIHFKANALKGGLKALGYQTVEEPIFDTVKIAMSEDEKGRLSRMMLDHKLNLNYFTEGVVSIAINESTTLEKLNILMASFAQFKDKQTFKLEIKEGYSIPEENLRKDEILTEEVFNKYHTETELMRYIKRLERKDLSLTHSMISLGSCTMKLNAATQMLPLSWDNWGSVHPFVPVDQAGGYQEMIRELEKDLAEITGFAGTSLQPNSGAQGEYAGLMVIREYHISRGEGHRNVVLIPQSAHGTNPASAAMAGMKIVVVKNLESGEIDFEDLKAKTEANSANLSAVMITYPSTYGFFDANIKEITKLIHEHGGQVYMDGANMNAQVGYTSPGNIGADVCHLNLHKTFAIPHGGGGPGVGPICVAKHLVPFLPTNANIKIGSKEAIDGISAAPYGSGLILNISYAYIKMLGTSGLKKATEHAILNANYLKEILAEHFPILYSNENGKVAHECIVDFRQFKSLGIEVADVAKRLMDYGFHAPTVSFPVAGTLMIEPTESESKSEIDRFAEALIAIKKEIDEIANGEVDQANNVLKNAPHTEQLVISDSWDKPYSREKAAYPLDWVRDHKFFASVSRVDEAYGDRNLVCTCEPIEAYM
- a CDS encoding J domain-containing protein gives rise to the protein MKDYYYFLGISQDASEEDIKKAYRKLSLKYHPDKNENDDFFADRFREIQEAYETLSDSARRGTYDQNLENHQKSFRYNIPPAIKTFTSNKIHAKKGEEIIINWQTANADVVKVLPFGLEKAYGERVFKITEFKDGKFQLLLHATNSLLHKTVVQGITITEVFENNTEKFRSGAEDLFKAQPRTVTNPKGQPKIIQILAAIILLAVALYFLIKSFN